The sequence GCGTTCCAGGACACGGCGGTGAAGGCCTTGCGCTGCGCCGACTCGTAGGACTGCGGGCCCGCGCCGTCGCCTCGCAGGGTGACGATGGTGTTGCCGTTGCGGTCCACCACCGCGACCGTCACCTTCTGGTTCTCCTTCTCGGCGGCCTGGAGCGCGGCCTGGGCGGCGCGGGTGGCGGCGTCGACGGTGAGGTGGGTGGTCGTGGTGAAGTTCTGGTCCTTCACCTCGTCCTTCTTCGCGACGGCGGCCGGGGCGGCCTCGGCGGCGGGGGTGGCGCTGGCGCTGACGGCACCGAAGGTGCCGGCGGCCAGGGCGGCGGCGAGGGCGGTACCGGTGAGGACGCGGGTGCGGGTGTTCATCTCTGCTCCTGAGAACGATGACGGCATCGGGGCGTCCGGGCCGGTCGGGCCGGCTCGTCCACTGCTCCAAGCCTGGGCCCGAACCCCCCGCCGCCCCGTCCCCGTACCGGCTCGCCCCGGCCACCGCACCGGCTGACCCCGGTGTCATCCGATCGGCCGATGCGGTGCCCCGGGCGGGGCCTGTTCGATATCCCCTGCCCCTGCTCCTGCGGGCGGCTCGGCGGTGTCCGGGCTCGGCTGCGCCGGGCCCCCTGGGGCTCCGCCCCAGACCCCGCGCCTCAAACGCCGGCGGGGCTGGATTCGGCCCTGGCTTCGCGCCTGGCGGGGTGCGGTTCGGCTGCGCCGGAGCCTGGTCGGTGGGGTCGGTCCGCGGGGCCGCTCCGGGCTGTCTCCTCGGCTCGCGCACTGAGCCCGATCACGAAAGGTCAGGCCGGTTGCGCGCTCGTCCTGCGGGGACACCCCTGCGCGTCCCCACTCCCCTCCACCACGGCTACGCCTTCCGAAGCCCGGGCGTGGGGCGGGGTCGCGCAGGAGAGTCCCCGCAGGACGAGCGCGCAACCTGGGCCGGACTCTCGTAGCCGGGGCTAAGTGCGCGAGCCGAGGAGACGCTCCGGAGCGGCCCCGCCCCACACCCAAAGCCAAACCCAGCCCCGCCGGCGCTTGAGGCGCGGGGCCTGGGGCAGAGCCCCAGCAACGGCGCCGCACAGGCCAAGCCCCGCCAAGCCCCCCGCAGGGGACACGGCAGGATGGAAGTGTCCGCCCCCACCCCCCAGGAGCCCCCCGTGAGCCCCGCACCACCACGGCAGCGCGCCTCGGCCGATCCCGATACCCGGACCCTGGCCACCGTCATGCACGCCGCGTTCTTCCTGCTCCTCGGCGCATCGGTGGCCCGCTTCCTCCTCCGCCACCCCGGCGAACCCCGCACCCCCTGGGTCCTCGCCCTCAGCATCACCCTGGCCCTGCTGTACGTCCTCGGCCCGGCCGTCGGCGCCTCCCGCCAGCCCGGCGCAACCCCCCACCCCGGCACCGCCAAGCCCCCCGGCCGAGCAACGGCGCAGCCGACCCGCCGAGCAACGGCGCAGCCGACCCGGCAGCCGACCCGCCGCCTCCTCTGGCTCGGCCTCGTCGTGGCCACCTGGGTGGTCCTCGTCGTCCTCGCCCCGAGCTTCGCCTGGTGCGCCGTACCGCTCTTCTTCACCGCCCTGCGCACGCTCCCGCCCCGCGCCGCGATCGTCCTCGTCGCCCTGCTCACCGTCTTCGTCGTGATCGCCCAGCTCCAGCTCGCCACCGCCTTCGACCCCAACCTCCTCCTGGCCCCGCCGGCCGTCGCCGCCCTCGCCACCGCCGTCTTCGTCCACATGGAGCGCCAGGCACAGGCCCAGCGCGCGCTGATCGACGACCTGATCCGCACCCGCAGGGAACTGGCCGCCACCGAACGCCGCGAAGGCACCCTCGCCGAACGGCAGCGGCTGTCCATGGAGATCCACGACACCCTCGCGCAGAACCTGTCCAGCCAGCAGATGCTGCTCCAGGCCGCGGACCGGACCTGGGACACCGACCCCGGCACCGCCCGCGCGCACGTCCGTACCGCCACCGGCATCGCCGCCCGCGGCCTCGCCGAGGCACGCCGGCTCGTCCACGACCTGGCCCCCGCCGAACTCGCCGACGGTGCCGGCCTCGCCGAGGCCCTGCGCGCCCTGGACGCGGGCCCGGACATCGAGGTCCGCTTCCACCTCGAAGGCACTCCGGCCCCGCTCCCCGACCGCGTGCAGTCGGCCCTGCTGCGCATAGCCCAGGGCGCGCTGGCGAACGTACGCGAGCACTCCGGAGCCCGTACCGCCGCGCTCACCCTGAGCTTCCTGGGCGACCAGGTCGTCCTGGACGTCGCCGACGACGGCCACGGCTTCGCCAAACCCCGCACCGCCGCCGCCACGGAACGCGGCCACGGCCTCCCGGCGATGCGCGCCCGCGTCCGCCAGCTGGGCGGCACCCTGACGATCGAATCCACGCCGGGCGAGGGCACCGTCCTCTCCGCGGCCATTCCCCTGGAGCCGGCCCCATGACGACGATCCTCCTCTGCGACGACCACGTGGTGGTCCGGGCGGGCCTGCTGGCCCTCCTCGGCAGCGAGCCCGACATCGAGGTGCTCGGCGAGGCGGGCAGCGGCGAGGAGGCCGTCGCCCTGGCCGCCAAACTCCGGCCCGACGTGGTCCTGATGGACCTCCAGCTGGGCGAGGGCATCGACGGCGTCGAGGCCACCCGCCGCATCACGGCCGTGCCCCAGCCCCCGCACGTCCTGGTCCTCACCACGTACGACACGGACGCGGACATCACCCGGGCGATCGGCGCGGGCGCTACGGGCTACCTCCTCAAGGCCGAGCGCCCGGAAGAGCTGTTCGCCGCGATCCACTCGGCGGCCGAGGGCCGCACCACCCTGTCCCCGCCGGTGGCCAGCCGCGTGATGGCCCACATGCGCGGCGCCCGCCCCACCCTCACCGACCGCGAGCTCGACATCCTCGGCCAGCTGGCCCGCGGCCTCGGCAACCGCGACATCGCCCGCGCACTGTTCATCAGCGAGGCCACGGTCAAGACCCACCTGGGCCGCATCTACGACAAGCTCGGCGTCGACACCCGCGCGGGCGCCGTCTCGGTGGCCAAGGAACAACGCCTTCTGCCCTGACCTCCGCCGCGGCGCTTGCAGCCGCTGCCGCCGCCGGAGTACCCCGTTGGCGGTCAGCCTGCTGGCCGAGGACAAACTGACATGCCGTCATCCGGCGTCCTACGCTTCACTGCGCGGTCCCCCACGCCGCGCACCTCCCCGGCAGGCCGGGGCGGCGCACCGCTGTCGCGACCCCCACGAGCCGCCCGACAGCGCACCAGACCCGTCGGCGAGGACTCCTTCCGACGGCGGGCCTGCCCCCGACGTCCGGCCGGAAGGTCTGTCCCCCCATGCCCCCACTCACCCCGTACGCGCCCCCGCCCCCCACACCGCGCCGCACACCGCGCCCCCACCGCTTCCGCTGGGCGTACCGGCTCGCCGCCGCCTGCCTCCTCAGCCTGGCCAGCCTGCCCGTGACCGCCACCGCCCCGGCCCGCGCCGCGGCCGCCGTCGGGGACATCACCGAGTTCCCGGTCCCCACCCTCGGCAGCTCCCCCGGCGACATCACCGCCGGCCCCGACGGCAACCTGTGGTTCACCGAGGCGGGCATCGGCAAGATCGGCCGGATGACTCCCGCCGGGGAGCTCCTCGCCGAGTACGACCTGCGCCCCGGACAGCCCATCAGCCCGATCGGCATCACCGCCGGGCCCGACGGAAACCTGTGGTTCACCGCCCCCGGCCTCATCGGGAAGATCACCACCGCGGGCGCCGTCACCACGTACTCCGTGCCCGCGTCGAGCGGCAGCCCGTTCGCCATCACCACCGGACCCGACGGGAACCTCTGGTTCACCACCGACCCCGGCGACCGGATCGGGAAGATCACCACCTCGGGCGCCATCACCGACTACCCGCTCCCCAACGCCAACAGCGCCCCGGAGAGCATCACCACGGGCCCCGACGGGAACCTCTGGTTCACCGAGATCTTCGGCAACCGGATCGGAAGGATCACCACCACCGGGACCATCACCGAGTACCCCCTCCCGCAGGCCGACAGCGGCCCGGACATCATCA comes from Streptomyces sp. NBC_01408 and encodes:
- a CDS encoding heme-binding protein, yielding MNTRTRVLTGTALAAALAAGTFGAVSASATPAAEAAPAAVAKKDEVKDQNFTTTTHLTVDAATRAAQAALQAAEKENQKVTVAVVDRNGNTIVTLRGDGAGPQSYESAQRKAFTAVSWNAPTSVLVGRLAQAPNLKDIPGTLFLGGGTPVQANGAPVAGIGVAGAPSGELDEKFAKAGVDALSK
- a CDS encoding histidine kinase, with translation MHAAFFLLLGASVARFLLRHPGEPRTPWVLALSITLALLYVLGPAVGASRQPGATPHPGTAKPPGRATAQPTRRATAQPTRQPTRRLLWLGLVVATWVVLVVLAPSFAWCAVPLFFTALRTLPPRAAIVLVALLTVFVVIAQLQLATAFDPNLLLAPPAVAALATAVFVHMERQAQAQRALIDDLIRTRRELAATERREGTLAERQRLSMEIHDTLAQNLSSQQMLLQAADRTWDTDPGTARAHVRTATGIAARGLAEARRLVHDLAPAELADGAGLAEALRALDAGPDIEVRFHLEGTPAPLPDRVQSALLRIAQGALANVREHSGARTAALTLSFLGDQVVLDVADDGHGFAKPRTAAATERGHGLPAMRARVRQLGGTLTIESTPGEGTVLSAAIPLEPAP
- a CDS encoding response regulator transcription factor, translating into MTTILLCDDHVVVRAGLLALLGSEPDIEVLGEAGSGEEAVALAAKLRPDVVLMDLQLGEGIDGVEATRRITAVPQPPHVLVLTTYDTDADITRAIGAGATGYLLKAERPEELFAAIHSAAEGRTTLSPPVASRVMAHMRGARPTLTDRELDILGQLARGLGNRDIARALFISEATVKTHLGRIYDKLGVDTRAGAVSVAKEQRLLP